One segment of Streptomyces sp. YIM 121038 DNA contains the following:
- a CDS encoding response regulator transcription factor codes for MTEANEHRRTVLVVEDDPGVRSTLDHLLRFEGYRVLLAPDGLRGLALIEEEVPDLAVVDVVMPGLDGLALCRMLRRRGDRLPVLVLTARDQIGDRVAGLDAGADDYLAKPFATEELLARIRALLRRTAPPEATTELLSFGDLTLDPATRQAHRGPHPLDLTKTEFDVLELLLDNPGVVLTRAQIYERIWGYDFDTTSRSLDVYIGYLRRKTEHDGASRVIHTVRNVGFTVRSA; via the coding sequence ATGACTGAGGCAAACGAGCACCGCCGTACCGTCCTGGTCGTCGAGGACGACCCGGGAGTGCGCAGCACCCTGGACCACCTGCTGCGCTTCGAGGGCTACCGCGTCCTGCTGGCCCCCGACGGGCTGCGCGGGCTCGCCCTGATCGAGGAGGAGGTCCCGGACCTGGCGGTGGTGGACGTGGTCATGCCGGGCCTGGACGGCCTGGCCCTGTGCCGGATGCTGCGCCGGCGCGGCGACCGGCTCCCCGTGCTCGTGCTCACCGCCCGGGACCAGATCGGTGACCGCGTCGCCGGTCTCGACGCGGGCGCCGACGACTACCTGGCGAAGCCGTTCGCCACCGAGGAACTCCTGGCGCGCATCCGCGCGTTGCTGCGCCGCACCGCGCCCCCCGAAGCCACCACCGAGCTGCTGTCCTTCGGCGACCTCACCCTGGACCCCGCCACCCGGCAGGCCCACCGAGGACCCCACCCGCTCGACCTGACCAAGACCGAGTTCGACGTCCTGGAACTGCTGTTGGACAACCCGGGTGTCGTGCTCACCCGCGCCCAGATCTACGAGCGGATCTGGGGCTACGACTTCGACACCACGTCGCGCTCCCTGGACGTCTACATCGGCTATCTGCGCCGCAAGACCGAACACGACGGCGCCTCACGGGTGATCCACACCGTGCGCAACGTCGGCTTCACCGTCAGGTCGGCGTGA
- a CDS encoding HAMP domain-containing sensor histidine kinase, which translates to MARPLARPLARLTRLTLRTKITLVVVAAAVLAIGGTVVASYRSVSDLVAGELERGLEDRADTVTTLLGASRKPPVRPDVTEQVLLADGTVRPLNPGRDRLPVSDADREVARTGTGTSRQDVFVSGREYGVLTKALPDGGAVMVGQHYQGAARVENAFLWRVPWTTVAATGLSAVLSWIVLGRILRPVSRLARATGRITTTQDLSTPLPPAGTDEIGQLTRSFDAMLGALRRSRAQQQQLVQDASHELRTPLTSVRGSAELLQRARGRLDPRDEEQILTTLVTETTALDELVRELVELATDRYTGEDPASVDLPAVAEDSARRYRQRTGREITVTAEGPVPVRARPRALQRCVDNLLNNAVKFSEAPAPIALHIDGNRLTVRDHGPGIAPDDLDAVFDRFYRGPRTQSIPGSGLGLAIVHDIITADDGTVFATGAPGGGAQVGFQLPADGPRPGRRSLQFPRERHP; encoded by the coding sequence ATGGCACGCCCCCTTGCACGCCCCCTGGCACGGCTGACCCGCCTGACGCTGCGCACGAAGATCACCCTGGTGGTCGTGGCCGCGGCCGTGCTCGCCATCGGGGGCACCGTCGTCGCGTCGTACCGCAGCGTCAGCGACCTCGTCGCAGGCGAATTGGAACGCGGCCTCGAAGACCGCGCCGACACGGTCACCACCCTGCTCGGCGCCTCCCGCAAGCCCCCGGTGCGCCCCGACGTCACCGAGCAGGTGCTGCTCGCCGACGGCACCGTGCGCCCCCTCAACCCCGGCCGCGACCGCCTCCCGGTCTCGGACGCCGACCGCGAGGTGGCCCGCACGGGCACCGGGACCAGCCGCCAGGACGTCTTCGTCTCCGGCCGCGAGTACGGGGTGCTCACCAAGGCGCTGCCCGACGGGGGAGCGGTGATGGTCGGACAGCACTACCAAGGCGCCGCCCGCGTAGAGAACGCCTTCCTGTGGCGCGTCCCCTGGACCACCGTGGCCGCCACCGGCCTCTCGGCGGTGCTCAGCTGGATCGTCCTGGGCCGCATCCTGCGCCCGGTCAGCCGCCTCGCCCGCGCCACCGGACGCATCACCACCACCCAGGACCTGTCCACGCCCCTGCCGCCCGCGGGAACGGACGAGATCGGCCAGCTGACCCGCAGCTTCGACGCGATGCTGGGCGCCCTGCGCCGCTCGCGCGCCCAGCAGCAGCAACTGGTGCAGGACGCGAGCCACGAACTGCGCACCCCCCTGACCTCCGTACGCGGCAGCGCCGAGCTGCTCCAGCGGGCCCGCGGCCGACTCGACCCGCGGGACGAGGAGCAGATCCTCACCACCCTCGTCACGGAGACCACGGCACTCGACGAACTCGTCCGCGAACTCGTCGAGCTGGCCACCGACCGGTACACCGGGGAGGACCCGGCGAGCGTCGACCTGCCCGCCGTGGCGGAGGACAGCGCGCGGCGCTACCGCCAGCGCACCGGCCGCGAGATCACCGTCACGGCCGAGGGCCCCGTCCCGGTACGGGCCAGACCCCGGGCACTGCAACGCTGCGTGGACAACCTCCTCAACAACGCGGTGAAGTTCAGCGAGGCCCCCGCACCCATCGCCCTCCACATCGACGGGAACCGCCTGACGGTACGCGACCACGGCCCCGGCATCGCGCCGGACGACCTGGACGCCGTCTTCGACCGCTTCTACCGCGGCCCCCGCACCCAGTCCATCCCCGGCTCCGGCCTCGGTCTGGCCATCGTCCACGACATCATCACGGCCGACGACGGCACCGTCTTCGCCACCGGCGCCCCGGGCGGCGGCGCACAAGTCGGCTTCCAGCTCCCGGCCGACGGGCCGAGGCCCGGCCGGCGCTCGCTACAGTTCCCCCGTGAACGACACCCATGA